In the Deinococcus ficus genome, one interval contains:
- a CDS encoding NUDIX hydrolase, whose product MPSTMPPLPADALVVGLAVDVAAFAIHDGELRVLLVQRGEGPHLRAWALPGGLVHPGEELAQASLRVLHDETSMDLEPRHLEQLHTFAEVGRDPRGRVVSVAHLAVLPHGTVAVQGGNEVLGAEWLSAHNPPPLAFDHADILAHALARLQVRLEYANLALEFLPEAFTLPELQGVYEAILNRQLDKRNFRKKLLAQGVLTPSGERRSGVGRPAQLYRRAKHARTAAL is encoded by the coding sequence ATGCCGTCCACCATGCCTCCCCTGCCCGCCGACGCCCTGGTCGTGGGCCTGGCCGTGGACGTCGCCGCCTTCGCCATTCACGACGGCGAACTCCGGGTCCTGCTCGTCCAGCGCGGCGAGGGCCCGCACCTGCGCGCCTGGGCCCTGCCCGGCGGCCTCGTGCACCCCGGAGAGGAACTCGCCCAGGCGTCCCTGCGCGTCCTGCACGACGAGACCAGCATGGACCTGGAACCCCGCCACCTGGAACAGCTGCACACCTTCGCGGAGGTCGGGCGGGACCCGCGCGGGCGAGTGGTGAGCGTGGCGCACCTCGCGGTCCTGCCGCACGGCACCGTGGCCGTGCAGGGCGGCAACGAGGTGCTGGGCGCGGAGTGGCTCAGCGCGCACAACCCGCCACCCCTGGCCTTCGACCACGCCGACATCCTGGCGCACGCGCTGGCGCGGCTGCAGGTGCGGCTGGAATACGCGAACCTGGCGCTGGAGTTCCTGCCGGAAGCCTTCACCCTGCCGGAGTTGCAGGGCGTGTACGAGGCGATCCTGAACCGTCAGCTCGACAAGCGGAACTTCCGCAAGAAGCTGCTCGCGCAGGGCGTCCTGACCCCCAGCGGGGAGCGGCGGTCCGGTGTGGGGCGCCCCGCGCAGCTGTACCGCCGCGCGAAACACGCCCGCACCGCCGCGCTGTAA
- the infC gene encoding translation initiation factor IF-3, translated as MMNIAKEHKVNEQIRVRQIRLIGDEGEQIGIIDTRDAMQMAREKGLDLVMVSPQAVPPVCRLLDYGRFRYEQQQNEKETRKRARHTEVKAIKFRVKIDDHDFNTKTGHVRRFLQDGHKVKVTIMFRGRERTHPELGERILVRVAEALAEIGTPEGMPSMMGMDMNMIMAPKPGVTKKERAEEAADQSSKAADKGEQAAPAAAPESPEAPASA; from the coding sequence GTGATGAACATAGCGAAAGAACACAAGGTCAACGAGCAGATTCGCGTGCGCCAGATCCGACTGATCGGCGACGAAGGGGAGCAGATCGGGATCATCGACACCCGCGACGCCATGCAGATGGCCCGCGAGAAAGGCCTGGACCTCGTGATGGTCAGCCCGCAGGCCGTCCCGCCCGTCTGCCGCCTGCTCGACTATGGCCGGTTCCGCTACGAACAGCAGCAGAACGAAAAGGAGACCCGCAAGCGCGCGCGTCACACGGAAGTCAAGGCCATCAAGTTCCGCGTGAAGATCGACGACCACGACTTCAACACGAAGACCGGCCACGTCCGCCGCTTCCTGCAGGACGGCCACAAGGTCAAGGTCACCATCATGTTCCGCGGCCGTGAACGCACCCACCCCGAACTCGGGGAGCGCATCCTGGTCCGCGTCGCCGAGGCCCTCGCCGAGATCGGCACACCCGAAGGGATGCCCAGCATGATGGGCATGGACATGAACATGATCATGGCCCCCAAACCCGGCGTGACCAAGAAGGAACGCGCCGAGGAGGCCGCCGACCAGAGCAGCAAGGCCGCCGACAAGGGCGAGCAGGCCGCTCCGGCCGCAGCCCCCGAGTCCCCCGAAGCGCCCGCCAGCGCCTGA
- a CDS encoding AAC(3) family N-acetyltransferase — MLNLLRKPTVTARDLDEGLSGLGLDGTQDVIVHASLRAFGTVEGGAPALVDALARRCRTVVAPAFTYDTLLTRPTATPRSSFHRLSRVSRDIGRVPQDLVERPEALRSFHPTLSFIALGAQAAPITAAQTLDSPYQPVGALYDLDGYALLMGVDFGSNTTIHYGEHVAGVPNLTRYVPLEGQVLPTAFPNCSADFDNLLPWLHGRDRRVTVGSALLRLYRVRDLVDTTVRFLQHDPEGLLCTYRGCRCQEVRALVRERGLTPRRHTVTAG, encoded by the coding sequence GTGTTGAACCTGCTGCGCAAGCCGACCGTGACGGCCCGGGATCTGGACGAGGGGCTGAGCGGGCTGGGGCTGGACGGAACGCAGGACGTGATCGTGCACGCCAGTCTCCGGGCCTTCGGTACGGTGGAGGGCGGCGCCCCGGCCCTGGTGGACGCCCTGGCGCGGCGCTGCCGGACGGTGGTCGCCCCGGCCTTCACCTACGACACCCTGCTCACCCGGCCCACCGCCACGCCGCGGTCCTCGTTTCACCGGCTCAGCCGCGTGAGCCGGGACATCGGGCGGGTGCCGCAGGACCTCGTGGAGCGCCCCGAGGCGCTGCGGTCCTTTCACCCCACGCTGAGCTTCATCGCCCTGGGCGCGCAGGCGGCGCCCATCACGGCCGCGCAGACGCTGGACAGCCCCTACCAGCCGGTCGGGGCGCTGTACGACCTGGACGGGTACGCGCTGCTGATGGGCGTGGACTTCGGCAGCAACACCACCATTCATTACGGCGAGCACGTGGCGGGCGTGCCGAACCTCACGCGGTACGTGCCGCTGGAGGGGCAGGTGCTGCCCACTGCCTTCCCGAACTGCTCGGCGGACTTCGACAACCTGCTGCCGTGGCTGCACGGCCGCGACCGCCGCGTCACCGTGGGCAGCGCCCTGCTGCGGCTGTACCGCGTGCGGGACCTGGTGGACACCACGGTGCGGTTCCTGCAGCACGACCCGGAGGGCCTGCTGTGCACCTACCGCGGCTGCCGCTGCCAGGAAGTGCGGGCCCTGGTGCGCGAACGCGGCCTGACGCCCCGCCGGCACACCGTCACCGCCGGCTGA
- a CDS encoding amylo-alpha-1,6-glucosidase yields the protein MTGTGDAGQAVVERRFGPWEARDVDREVLLTDGLGGFSLGSLAGVPTRCYGALNASRRPPVDRFAHLVAPLEELSAAGGGEVALHALEVAPDAFEGRGLDLLAGVTLRDLLPEREQLWRGVRVTRRAFMPPGSGTVVYLYDIEAREAVTLTLGGFFVDRDMHDLHRGVPDLRVQVQGRRAAVTGGRGTRVRVVAPDAAVQPLEAAPFPQRVYYRYDRARGEPDTETVLGARLWQVQVPAGGARVALVVSAGLEGPDVLDPWAAYAQETARRRALVEGAWAASGVRDEVVATLAVAADAYLVQRAQPPGRSVIAGYPWFADWGRDAMISLTGLTLLTGRAADARSLLGTFLQALRRGLTPNNFHEDGGGAGYNTVDGALWLVVALERYVALTGDLGFAREALPQVRELLRWHLDGTDHGIRADREDGLLWSGEAGVQLTWMDVKIHDWVVTPRSGKPVEIQALWLGALAAEERLSEGLGQVPACSAALARARGQFGKLWRGEQFADFLTEAGGADLSVRPNVALALALPDTPVSGVQLDLTLRLIESQLLTPVGLHTLSPLDARYLGNYGGVRVQRDAAYHQGTVWAWPLASYVDLLLRGGEVARARAALSGLSGHLWEAGVGHVSEVFSGDSLRPGGCPFQAWSVAEFLRAHVLVAQAESRAGAAGPGPT from the coding sequence ATGACAGGCACGGGCGACGCGGGGCAGGCGGTGGTCGAGCGGCGGTTCGGGCCCTGGGAGGCCCGGGACGTGGACCGGGAGGTGCTGCTCACCGACGGGCTGGGCGGGTTCTCGCTGGGAAGCCTGGCGGGCGTGCCGACCCGCTGTTACGGCGCGCTGAACGCCAGCCGGCGGCCGCCCGTGGACCGTTTCGCGCATCTGGTGGCGCCGCTGGAGGAACTGAGCGCGGCAGGGGGCGGAGAGGTGGCGCTGCACGCGCTGGAGGTCGCGCCGGACGCGTTCGAGGGCCGGGGGCTGGATCTGCTGGCCGGGGTGACGCTGCGGGACCTGCTGCCGGAACGCGAGCAGCTGTGGCGGGGCGTGCGGGTGACGCGCCGGGCGTTCATGCCACCCGGTTCAGGCACGGTCGTGTACCTGTACGACATCGAGGCCCGGGAGGCGGTCACCCTGACGCTGGGCGGGTTCTTCGTGGACCGGGACATGCATGACCTTCACCGCGGCGTCCCGGACCTGCGCGTGCAGGTGCAGGGGCGGCGGGCGGCCGTGACCGGGGGCCGGGGCACGCGGGTGCGGGTGGTGGCGCCGGACGCGGCCGTGCAGCCGCTGGAGGCCGCGCCCTTCCCGCAGCGGGTGTACTACCGCTATGACCGGGCGCGTGGCGAGCCGGACACCGAGACGGTGCTGGGCGCGCGGCTGTGGCAGGTGCAGGTGCCGGCGGGCGGCGCGCGGGTGGCGCTGGTGGTGTCGGCCGGCCTGGAGGGCCCGGACGTGCTGGACCCCTGGGCGGCGTACGCGCAGGAGACCGCGCGGCGCCGGGCGCTGGTGGAAGGCGCCTGGGCGGCCTCCGGCGTGCGGGACGAGGTGGTGGCGACCCTGGCGGTCGCGGCGGACGCGTACCTGGTGCAGCGGGCGCAGCCGCCGGGCCGCAGCGTGATCGCGGGATACCCCTGGTTCGCGGACTGGGGCCGGGACGCGATGATCTCCCTGACGGGCCTGACCCTGCTCACCGGCCGCGCCGCGGACGCGCGGAGCCTGCTGGGCACGTTCCTGCAGGCGCTGCGGCGGGGCCTGACGCCGAACAACTTCCACGAGGACGGCGGGGGCGCCGGGTACAACACGGTGGACGGCGCGTTGTGGCTGGTGGTGGCGCTGGAACGCTACGTGGCGCTCACCGGGGACCTGGGGTTCGCGCGGGAGGCGCTGCCGCAGGTGCGGGAGTTGCTGCGCTGGCACCTGGACGGCACGGACCACGGCATCCGCGCGGACCGGGAGGACGGGCTGCTGTGGTCGGGTGAGGCGGGCGTGCAGCTGACCTGGATGGACGTGAAGATTCACGACTGGGTGGTCACGCCCCGCAGCGGGAAGCCGGTGGAGATCCAGGCGCTGTGGCTGGGGGCTCTGGCGGCCGAGGAGAGGCTCTCGGAGGGGCTGGGTCAGGTGCCGGCCTGCTCGGCGGCGCTGGCGCGGGCGCGCGGGCAGTTCGGGAAGCTGTGGCGCGGCGAGCAGTTCGCGGACTTCCTGACGGAGGCGGGCGGCGCGGACCTGAGTGTGCGGCCGAACGTGGCGCTGGCGCTGGCGCTGCCGGACACGCCCGTCTCGGGGGTGCAGCTGGACCTGACACTGCGCCTGATCGAGTCGCAGCTGCTCACGCCGGTGGGCCTGCACACGCTGTCCCCGCTGGACGCGCGGTACCTGGGGAACTACGGCGGGGTGCGGGTGCAGCGGGACGCGGCGTACCACCAGGGCACGGTGTGGGCGTGGCCGCTGGCGTCGTATGTGGACCTGCTGCTGCGTGGGGGGGAGGTCGCGCGGGCCCGCGCGGCGCTGTCCGGGCTGTCCGGCCACCTCTGGGAGGCGGGGGTGGGGCACGTCTCGGAAGTGTTCAGCGGGGACAGCCTGCGGCCCGGGGGGTGCCCCTTCCAGGCGTGGAGCGTGGCGGAGTTCCTGCGCGCACACGTGCTGGTGGCGCAGGCCGAGAGCCGCGCGGGGGCCGCAGGGCCGGGCCCGACCTGA